From the Vibrio algarum genome, one window contains:
- the vxrA gene encoding sensor histidine kinase VxrA produces MPFKVVATTLPERISHFTEMFDYSKAINSYDVRVLQTDFPTKLLSPEYMLPQTANYPLKDIQQVYKLSKSCTGKLPLSPLVTEPLVFVRALCRGTPLTTKWFARSGLIHPGGGTYAQRYAAELPENFALLQSYMHIKERPLAGETELLGRLQRMKNDAISALISGERMFVENEEMWLKKGNSYYIFPRDVWQQNALDSELKFSYVVKDVYCFVRRGNLCWELEDHSDLLLKSMIILVIVNIALVIGWAVYRWNMRREEMKSRMLVLQILTHELRTPIASLSLTVEGFRREFEQLPETVYEEFRRLCEDTRRLRQLAEASKDYLQSEHQTLASEWIPSVEEWLHYRYEESTKPVNIIISKDTAAKVNVYWLGTCLDNLVNNAIKYGAEPIQLKVDVNLNSIVFLVIDQGGLTRKDWKNVKKPFVSKAGLGLGLTIVESMVGRMGGTMTLVGPPTTFKLEIPCETDTATR; encoded by the coding sequence ATGCCATTTAAGGTAGTTGCGACGACGTTGCCAGAAAGAATTTCTCATTTCACAGAAATGTTCGATTATTCAAAAGCTATCAATAGCTATGATGTCAGGGTGCTACAAACCGATTTCCCTACTAAGTTATTGTCGCCCGAATACATGTTGCCTCAAACAGCCAATTACCCCTTAAAAGACATACAGCAAGTTTATAAACTGTCGAAAAGTTGCACAGGAAAGCTTCCATTAAGCCCGTTGGTTACCGAGCCCCTTGTCTTTGTGAGAGCTTTATGTCGTGGAACACCACTAACAACGAAATGGTTTGCTCGCTCAGGTTTAATACATCCAGGTGGCGGTACATATGCGCAAAGATATGCTGCAGAATTACCAGAAAATTTCGCATTATTGCAGTCATATATGCATATTAAAGAAAGGCCGTTAGCTGGCGAAACGGAGTTGTTAGGCCGCTTGCAGCGAATGAAAAATGATGCGATTTCTGCCTTGATTTCTGGCGAAAGGATGTTTGTTGAAAACGAAGAGATGTGGCTAAAAAAAGGGAACAGCTACTATATTTTCCCTAGGGATGTTTGGCAACAAAACGCGCTCGACTCTGAGTTAAAGTTCTCGTACGTAGTTAAAGATGTATACTGTTTCGTAAGGCGAGGGAACCTATGCTGGGAATTAGAGGATCATTCTGATCTTCTACTTAAAAGCATGATAATTTTAGTCATTGTAAATATTGCACTGGTCATTGGTTGGGCGGTATATCGTTGGAACATGCGACGTGAGGAAATGAAGAGTCGTATGTTAGTGCTGCAAATATTAACTCATGAACTAAGGACACCAATCGCGAGTTTGTCGCTTACCGTTGAAGGATTTAGGCGAGAATTTGAGCAGCTACCAGAAACAGTATATGAAGAGTTCAGGAGACTTTGCGAAGACACTAGACGATTAAGGCAATTAGCAGAAGCAAGTAAGGATTATCTTCAATCGGAACACCAAACTCTGGCATCAGAATGGATTCCTTCGGTTGAAGAATGGCTACACTATAGATATGAAGAAAGTACTAAACCAGTTAACATCATTATTTCTAAAGATACCGCAGCAAAGGTTAATGTATACTGGCTTGGCACATGTTTAGATAATTTAGTGAACAATGCGATAAAATATGGCGCAGAGCCGATACAACTGAAAGTCGACGTAAACCTAAATTCGATTGTATTTTTGGTAATAGACCAAGGCGGCTTGACGAGAAAAGATTGGAAAAACGTTAAGAAACCTTTTGTTAGCAAGGCTGGATTAGGCCTTGGCTTAACGATTGTTGAATCGATGGTTGGCAGAATGGGCGGAACTATGACACTCGTTGGTCCACCTACCACATTTAAATTGGAGATACCCTGTGAAACAGACACTGCTACTCGTTGA
- the vxrB gene encoding response regulator transcription factor VxrB, translating to MKQTLLLVEDDKNLADGLLVSLEQAGYECLHAETIVEVTPLWEKADLVILDRQLPDGDTVDHLASWINIKKVPVILLTALVTIKDKVSGLDAGANDYLTKPFAEAELFARIRAQLRKPGSEGDEDDDQSKVITANLVIDKATREVFCDEQSITLTRTEFDLLLFLASNLGRVFTRDELLDHVWGYNHFPTTRTVDTHVLQLRQKIPGLEIETLRGVGYKMKV from the coding sequence GTGAAACAGACACTGCTACTCGTTGAAGATGATAAAAATTTGGCGGATGGATTATTGGTAAGTTTAGAGCAAGCAGGCTACGAATGTTTACATGCTGAAACTATAGTGGAAGTTACACCACTTTGGGAAAAAGCCGATCTTGTTATATTAGATAGGCAGTTACCCGATGGTGACACTGTTGATCATTTAGCTTCATGGATAAACATAAAAAAAGTGCCAGTGATATTACTTACTGCATTAGTCACGATTAAAGATAAAGTTTCTGGGTTAGATGCTGGTGCGAACGATTACCTTACCAAGCCATTTGCTGAAGCCGAGTTATTTGCACGTATTAGAGCTCAACTACGTAAACCTGGTTCTGAAGGTGATGAAGATGATGACCAAAGTAAAGTAATCACGGCTAATCTGGTTATAGATAAAGCAACGAGGGAAGTATTCTGTGACGAACAGTCGATAACATTGACTCGAACAGAGTTTGATTTATTACTTTTCTTGGCAAGTAACTTAGGACGAGTTTTTACCAGAGACGAATTACTTGATCATGTGTGGGGCTATAATCATTTTCCAACTACACGGACAGTCGATACCCATGTTCTGCAACTTCGTCAAAAAATACCAGGGTTAGAAATCGAAACCCTTCGTGGTGTCGGTTACAAGATGAAAGTGTAA
- a CDS encoding DUF2861 family protein: MRILTTTLLLSSFCSFAGTWFEESSPLNQAHEKLLDNDLKGSFDSIIQVWQSEPTQYVETHLNELLRKTLENDCGKSIATEPVAPWIHSIIVKRQSVQSPGRTVSRAIVEVSSKSEIKNIRLTRWPDSVISKESSFEIVESDARNTYRISYELNQRLPSGLYRLEVNNANNQPWQQWVVMGESPNKEVVRWEATDSWAVDRVAALNPYCTLPMLTVSVYDYVKDEYVRVWNQDYEGNYPTQLPINELKPDRYVIAVGLTHHRWQGPVIIEDQQVISKTYDISSE; this comes from the coding sequence ATGAGAATTTTAACGACCACATTATTATTATCTAGTTTTTGTAGTTTTGCTGGCACTTGGTTTGAAGAAAGCTCTCCTTTAAATCAAGCCCACGAAAAGCTACTAGATAATGATTTAAAAGGAAGTTTTGATTCAATAATTCAAGTGTGGCAATCTGAGCCGACACAGTATGTGGAAACTCATCTAAACGAGCTATTACGAAAAACGTTAGAAAACGATTGTGGTAAAAGCATCGCTACTGAACCAGTCGCACCTTGGATACATAGTATTATAGTGAAACGCCAATCGGTTCAGAGTCCAGGAAGAACTGTTTCAAGAGCAATCGTAGAGGTTTCATCAAAAAGCGAGATAAAGAACATCCGTTTAACGCGCTGGCCTGACAGCGTAATATCAAAAGAATCTAGTTTTGAAATAGTTGAGAGTGATGCTCGAAATACTTATCGAATAAGTTACGAACTCAACCAACGCCTACCGAGTGGGTTGTATAGATTAGAAGTAAACAACGCAAATAATCAACCATGGCAACAATGGGTCGTAATGGGTGAGTCTCCGAATAAAGAAGTTGTTAGGTGGGAAGCGACAGATAGCTGGGCGGTTGATAGAGTTGCTGCCCTAAATCCGTACTGCACATTACCAATGTTGACTGTTTCTGTATACGATTACGTTAAAGATGAGTATGTTCGGGTATGGAATCAAGATTATGAAGGTAATTACCCAACACAACTTCCTATTAATGAATTAAAACCAGATCGATATGTCATTGCCGTTGGTTTGACGCACCATCGCTGGCAAGGGCCAGTAATTATTGAAGATCAACAGGTTATTAGCAAAACTTACGATATTTCCTCCGAATAA
- a CDS encoding conjugal transfer protein TraF yields MTKLRLSIAIVFTLTSSYSTAASYSVDARGDAMGGVGVVSASYLTAPFYNPAMGAIYRRNDDAGMLLPGIGIAYNDQNKLVDNIDKMADLLEGIDVNDSSSYTQENIDELDAVMNDMEGDNARVELGAVAAFGIPNPYISTTIFGKAYAESFVAADISASDDTLDKATESKVNAVSIAFLEAGASLAKYQTVFGQHMSFGVTPKIQRINTYIYSASVDNYDIKDVFENSTSESTFNFDIGALWFYGPFRVGVAGTNLISRDIETQVITTSSGSSSTYTYQLRPQYTIGAGFVADYFSLSADYDVTEDKRFDQFDDNTQWLRVGMEIDIMRQLQLRAGYKLNLAYEDNDGTITGGIGLSPLGLFEIDLAVSYTNEDSMGAYANFLATY; encoded by the coding sequence ATGACAAAATTACGATTATCTATAGCAATTGTATTCACCTTAACTTCTTCTTATTCAACTGCGGCAAGCTATTCTGTTGATGCTCGTGGTGATGCTATGGGCGGAGTAGGTGTGGTTTCAGCAAGTTATTTGACTGCACCGTTTTACAACCCAGCTATGGGAGCCATCTATAGAAGAAATGACGACGCTGGCATGCTTTTACCAGGTATAGGTATCGCGTATAACGATCAAAATAAGTTAGTGGACAATATAGATAAAATGGCTGACCTTTTAGAAGGGATAGATGTAAACGACTCTTCAAGCTATACGCAAGAAAACATAGATGAACTAGACGCTGTAATGAACGATATGGAAGGGGATAATGCTCGAGTAGAGTTAGGTGCAGTTGCTGCATTTGGAATACCTAACCCATATATATCTACGACCATTTTTGGCAAAGCATATGCAGAATCGTTTGTTGCTGCAGATATCTCCGCATCAGACGATACATTGGATAAAGCGACTGAAAGCAAAGTCAATGCGGTATCTATTGCTTTCTTAGAAGCCGGCGCATCACTTGCTAAATATCAAACAGTATTTGGTCAGCATATGTCATTTGGTGTAACGCCCAAAATCCAAAGAATTAATACTTATATCTATTCTGCTTCAGTGGACAACTACGATATAAAAGACGTATTTGAAAACAGTACATCCGAAAGTACGTTTAACTTTGACATAGGCGCATTGTGGTTTTACGGCCCATTTAGAGTAGGCGTCGCTGGTACGAATTTAATTTCACGTGATATTGAGACACAAGTCATCACAACATCGTCCGGTTCTTCATCGACATATACTTATCAATTACGCCCACAGTATACGATTGGAGCAGGCTTTGTTGCTGACTATTTCTCATTAAGTGCTGATTATGATGTGACTGAAGATAAGCGATTTGATCAATTTGATGACAATACCCAATGGCTACGAGTGGGTATGGAAATTGATATAATGAGACAACTCCAATTACGAGCGGGTTACAAATTAAATCTCGCTTACGAAGATAACGATGGGACGATAACTGGCGGTATTGGATTGTCACCTTTAGGTTTATTCGAAATCGACTTAGCCGTTAGCTATACTAACGAAGATTCTATGGGTGCATACGCGAACTTCCTTGCGACTTACTAA
- a CDS encoding YoaH family protein, with the protein MFDDIPTLTHQEQQEAVEKIQELMQQGISTAEAIKIVAQQIRKEKAE; encoded by the coding sequence ATGTTTGACGATATACCAACACTAACGCACCAAGAGCAACAAGAAGCAGTTGAAAAAATACAAGAACTTATGCAACAGGGCATCAGTACCGCTGAAGCAATCAAAATAGTTGCACAGCAAATCAGAAAAGAAAAAGCCGAGTAG
- a CDS encoding helix-turn-helix domain-containing protein, with translation MSISEVLKERRIELNIKQDDLAERLGVTVQTISKWERGINEPKAGRVPQIAKILKLSEREICLGEKAAMSKLETGEFLRLASYYIKHLPETELVLTIFNHVDNAEQFIEDLANSTGLPYQNGKEREIAHAKEMMELYENGNINFEEESHKDLFLKKYQELARA, from the coding sequence ATGAGTATTAGTGAAGTCCTAAAAGAGCGACGTATAGAGCTAAACATCAAACAGGATGATTTGGCTGAAAGATTAGGTGTAACCGTTCAGACAATTAGTAAATGGGAGCGAGGAATTAACGAACCCAAGGCTGGTAGAGTTCCTCAAATCGCAAAAATTCTTAAATTATCTGAAAGAGAAATTTGTTTAGGTGAAAAAGCAGCGATGTCGAAATTAGAAACAGGAGAGTTTCTAAGATTAGCGAGTTATTATATAAAACACCTTCCTGAAACAGAGTTGGTATTAACAATATTTAATCACGTTGATAATGCAGAACAATTTATTGAAGATCTTGCAAATTCCACAGGGCTTCCCTACCAAAATGGAAAAGAAAGAGAAATAGCACACGCTAAAGAAATGATGGAACTGTATGAAAATGGAAATATCAACTTTGAAGAAGAATCTCATAAAGACCTATTTCTTAAAAAATACCAAGAGCTAGCGAGAGCTTAG
- a CDS encoding single-stranded DNA-binding protein, whose translation MLKIEIFPEDTTIQTRTIQGKEGKAPRTIYEQTAYAYLGGKFPVQMKLSLDEGQSAYTAGIYTVHSNSFIVNNYGGLELKRFGMTIEPLELDV comes from the coding sequence ATGTTAAAAATTGAAATCTTTCCAGAAGATACAACTATCCAAACACGAACCATTCAAGGTAAAGAAGGAAAAGCACCGAGAACTATTTATGAGCAAACAGCTTACGCATACTTAGGCGGTAAGTTTCCTGTCCAGATGAAGTTATCGCTCGATGAAGGACAGTCAGCTTATACCGCTGGTATTTACACCGTCCATAGCAATAGTTTTATTGTGAATAACTACGGTGGTCTAGAGTTAAAACGTTTTGGGATGACAATTGAACCATTGGAGCTAGATGTATGA
- the yciH gene encoding stress response translation initiation inhibitor YciH, translating to MSLVYSTETGRIKPEETKVTRPTGDGIVRIQKQTKGRKGKGVCIITGLDLDDAPLKLVAAELKKVCGCGGSVKEGTIEIQGDNREKIKAYLEKKGHRVKLAGG from the coding sequence ATGTCTTTAGTATACTCAACAGAGACTGGCAGAATTAAGCCAGAAGAAACAAAGGTTACGCGTCCAACTGGTGATGGTATCGTCCGCATACAGAAGCAAACCAAAGGCCGAAAAGGTAAAGGGGTCTGTATTATCACAGGTCTCGATTTAGACGATGCTCCGCTCAAGTTAGTTGCCGCTGAACTTAAAAAAGTCTGCGGATGCGGTGGTTCTGTCAAAGAAGGCACTATTGAGATACAGGGCGACAATCGTGAAAAGATCAAAGCTTACCTTGAGAAGAAAGGCCATAGGGTCAAATTAGCGGGTGGCTAG
- a CDS encoding tyrosine-type recombinase/integrase: protein MFECVLKRSHLKNLLLKDVVNIDNQWCVNLEERTYKLSPNACSALSLWIQYLNGSQGYLFRRIDKHNNIGMHQLDDSSIYRILRRASDLLGLANAHRFTGQSARVGATQELKKQGYNIKDIQDFGRWLSPAMPAQYLQMKTVADDEMTKFKVIKPWV from the coding sequence ATGTTTGAGTGCGTATTAAAAAGGTCCCACCTCAAAAATCTATTATTGAAAGATGTGGTTAACATTGATAACCAATGGTGTGTCAATCTTGAGGAACGAACCTATAAGCTTAGCCCTAACGCTTGTTCTGCGCTTAGCCTTTGGATTCAATATCTTAACGGGTCTCAAGGTTATCTTTTTCGCAGAATAGACAAGCACAATAATATTGGAATGCACCAACTTGATGACTCTTCTATCTATCGTATTCTCCGTCGTGCAAGCGACCTATTAGGATTAGCTAATGCTCATCGATTTACTGGTCAATCAGCTCGAGTAGGCGCGACACAAGAATTAAAAAAGCAAGGTTATAACATCAAGGATATTCAAGATTTTGGACGCTGGCTGAGCCCCGCGATGCCAGCACAATATTTGCAAATGAAAACAGTTGCTGATGATGAAATGACTAAGTTTAAAGTCATCAAACCTTGGGTTTAA
- a CDS encoding D-alanine--D-alanine ligase, whose amino-acid sequence MNKTSILLLCGGCSSEHEVSLVSAAYLSDQLRQKPEFEVHLVEIGKDGWMLNGVHVNLDINKKALISDTEEISIDYIVPCVHGFPGETGDLQSMFKLADIPYFGCGAEASTNSFNKITSKLWYDAIGIPNTPYLFLVDSNKESLDNAFQAFDKWGKVFVKAACQGSSVGCYSVTKKNDLVEAILSAFQYSDQVLIEKSVKPRELEVAAYEYQGELFISKPGEVIAPDNAFYTYEEKYSSDSHSITEVEAKNLTENQLSNIERYSRVVFNQMKLKDLSRIDFFLTEDNELYLNEVNTFPGMTPISMFPKMVEHNGHKFSEFLASAIESALKPKV is encoded by the coding sequence ATGAATAAAACATCTATTCTGCTTCTATGTGGTGGTTGCTCATCAGAGCACGAAGTCTCTCTTGTTTCTGCTGCTTATTTATCGGATCAACTCCGTCAAAAACCAGAGTTTGAAGTACACTTAGTGGAGATTGGCAAGGATGGCTGGATGCTTAACGGTGTGCATGTCAATCTGGATATTAATAAAAAAGCGTTGATATCTGACACTGAAGAGATCAGCATAGATTACATCGTACCATGTGTTCATGGCTTTCCCGGCGAAACTGGCGATCTACAATCAATGTTTAAGCTAGCGGACATACCGTATTTTGGCTGTGGTGCAGAGGCAAGTACAAATAGTTTTAATAAAATCACTTCTAAATTATGGTATGACGCGATCGGAATACCAAATACGCCTTATCTTTTTTTAGTCGATAGTAATAAAGAATCATTAGACAATGCATTTCAAGCATTTGATAAATGGGGTAAAGTCTTTGTGAAAGCTGCGTGCCAAGGGTCATCAGTAGGCTGTTACAGTGTAACTAAAAAGAATGATCTAGTAGAAGCTATCTTATCAGCTTTTCAATATTCAGATCAGGTACTCATAGAAAAGTCAGTAAAACCCCGAGAACTAGAGGTGGCTGCGTATGAATATCAAGGAGAACTGTTTATTAGTAAGCCTGGCGAAGTTATTGCACCAGATAATGCTTTCTACACGTATGAAGAGAAATACAGTTCAGATAGCCATTCTATAACTGAAGTTGAAGCAAAAAACCTGACGGAAAATCAGCTATCAAATATAGAGCGATATAGCCGAGTTGTATTTAATCAAATGAAACTAAAAGATTTGTCTCGTATTGATTTCTTCCTTACAGAAGACAATGAGTTATACCTAAATGAAGTTAATACGTTTCCAGGAATGACACCAATATCAATGTTTCCTAAAATGGTTGAGCATAATGGCCATAAGTTTAGTGAATTTCTTGCTAGTGCGATAGAAAGCGCCCTTAAACCCAAGGTTTGA
- a CDS encoding SPOR domain-containing protein — translation MRNISIIALSVLLTACSSGELITDVTTESYKEEYKTEPMVEPMKETTVMEADVAVAASTTSVVEQQQVIKTQNSQPQRTSATHSSNKMIKILPPTQKQEAEHMRFGYTIQVMAVGSSQQAYSYAKQLPEGHSVWEHHKQVKGTDWYAVLYGDYATKSDAKAAIQTLPKYFRDLKPFVKSLDEIKKSAYPKLVKLK, via the coding sequence ATGAGAAATATTTCTATTATTGCTTTGTCTGTTTTACTTACTGCTTGTTCATCAGGTGAGTTGATAACTGATGTAACAACTGAAAGTTATAAAGAAGAGTACAAAACCGAGCCTATGGTCGAGCCAATGAAGGAAACGACTGTAATGGAAGCTGATGTCGCCGTTGCTGCAAGCACAACCTCTGTGGTGGAGCAGCAACAAGTGATTAAAACCCAAAATTCACAACCTCAGCGAACGTCTGCTACGCACTCTAGCAACAAAATGATTAAAATTTTGCCACCAACCCAAAAACAAGAAGCGGAACACATGCGTTTCGGCTATACAATTCAAGTAATGGCAGTTGGTAGCTCGCAGCAAGCCTATAGTTACGCTAAGCAGTTACCAGAAGGCCATTCTGTTTGGGAGCATCATAAACAAGTAAAAGGTACGGATTGGTATGCCGTGTTATATGGCGATTATGCAACTAAGTCTGACGCTAAAGCTGCGATTCAAACACTACCTAAATACTTTAGAGATTTGAAACCGTTTGTAAAAAGCCTTGATGAGATTAAGAAGTCTGCTTATCCAAAATTGGTTAAGTTAAAGTAA
- a CDS encoding bifunctional acetate--CoA ligase family protein/GNAT family N-acetyltransferase: MNTISKLLKPTSIAVIGASNKPFRAGEVVMNNLLKGGFQGAIMPVTPKYKAVCGVLAYPTIEQLPITPDIAVLCTNASRNVEIFKQLAQKKVSAAIILSSDMHVIDDNKETIEQQCLAIAKESGIRVLGANSLGIILPWLNLNASFSPVSAAKGNIAFVSQSAAVCTTILDWANDKDIGFSAFISIGNGSDIDVAELLDHLCTDSKTAAILLYIDSIKDARQFMSAARAASRNRRILVLKGGRTHAGRRAAKHHTGGSDTLDIIYDSAIRRTGMLRVKNTHELFAAVETLTHAVPLRGERLGIITNGGGPSIMAVDTLLEQGGKLAELSDKTIATLDKVLPSAWSKHNPIDMIGDADKNRYVRSVNALLDSDDVDALLIMHSPSAIAHSVETAQAIIDCVKAHPRHKRFNILTNWSGEKTAREARLLFTQAGIPTYRTPESAVVAYMHLVEYRRNQKQLIETPTNSEQINIKNKQQAHDWIEAKLVTLSENLVPKPETNLDPVDVGPNSLLLDTHEITPLLSNYKFTVLDTWIAQEPSEAVHIADKIGYPVAVKLRSPDIAHKSDVHGVVLNLRNPSEVQNAAQSILDGVQLNYPSANIHGLLVQAMASRIGAYELRVKVKTDTTFGPVIMLGEGGSEWDESIDAAVGILPLNMALARYLIIRAIKGHTIRPQKTSNLDIDLLCDFLVRLSQMVIDNPQIHELDIHPLLVGYHSLTILDADLTLKPFSGDPHRRLAIRPYPVELEELITLKSGEEVKLRPILPEDESAHASFINNVSKEDLYKRFFTDVGEFNHEALANLTQIDFNREIAFVAVTSAGEILGVSRALINPDNTDAEFAILIRSDLKGCGLGRILMTRIIDFCKNKGTKQMSGMTMPTNRGMLTLAQKLGFELDVQFEDGTADMLLILN, encoded by the coding sequence ATGAATACGATTTCTAAATTACTTAAACCAACTTCTATTGCGGTTATTGGTGCATCGAACAAACCTTTTAGGGCCGGCGAAGTGGTCATGAATAACCTGCTAAAAGGAGGATTTCAAGGTGCAATTATGCCTGTCACGCCTAAGTACAAAGCGGTCTGTGGAGTACTTGCCTACCCAACAATAGAGCAGCTCCCGATTACTCCTGATATCGCCGTTCTATGTACTAATGCTTCAAGAAATGTCGAAATTTTCAAACAATTAGCGCAGAAAAAAGTGTCCGCCGCGATCATTCTTTCATCCGACATGCACGTTATCGACGATAACAAAGAGACAATTGAACAACAATGCCTCGCAATTGCAAAAGAGAGCGGTATTCGCGTGTTGGGAGCGAACAGCTTGGGGATAATACTTCCTTGGTTAAATCTAAATGCCTCTTTCTCGCCAGTTTCTGCGGCTAAGGGCAATATTGCATTTGTATCACAGTCAGCTGCAGTTTGTACGACAATACTAGACTGGGCGAATGATAAAGACATAGGCTTCTCAGCTTTTATTTCTATTGGTAATGGAAGCGATATTGACGTCGCTGAGTTATTAGACCATCTATGCACAGATAGCAAAACAGCTGCAATTTTGTTGTATATTGATTCAATCAAAGATGCGCGGCAGTTTATGTCTGCGGCTCGTGCTGCTTCCCGAAATAGACGTATATTAGTACTCAAAGGTGGTCGCACTCACGCAGGAAGGCGAGCTGCTAAACACCACACTGGTGGAAGTGACACTTTAGATATCATTTATGATTCTGCAATTCGACGTACGGGCATGTTACGAGTCAAAAATACTCATGAATTATTTGCAGCTGTAGAAACACTAACCCACGCAGTGCCACTCAGAGGCGAACGACTTGGAATTATAACCAATGGTGGCGGGCCTTCTATCATGGCCGTAGATACTCTTCTAGAACAGGGAGGAAAACTTGCAGAGCTCAGTGATAAAACTATCGCCACGTTGGACAAAGTATTACCGTCTGCATGGTCAAAGCATAATCCAATAGATATGATTGGTGATGCTGATAAAAATCGTTATGTTAGGTCGGTTAATGCACTATTAGACAGTGATGATGTAGACGCCCTACTCATTATGCATAGCCCTTCAGCTATCGCACACTCTGTGGAAACAGCGCAAGCGATTATTGACTGCGTTAAGGCACACCCACGTCACAAGCGTTTCAATATATTAACCAATTGGAGCGGAGAGAAAACCGCAAGAGAAGCGCGGCTTTTATTTACCCAAGCAGGGATCCCCACTTACAGAACCCCTGAAAGCGCAGTCGTTGCCTACATGCATCTAGTGGAATATCGCAGAAATCAAAAACAATTGATAGAAACACCAACTAACTCCGAGCAAATAAACATTAAAAATAAGCAACAAGCTCACGACTGGATAGAAGCGAAATTAGTAACCCTGTCAGAGAACCTAGTACCAAAACCGGAGACCAATTTAGACCCGGTCGACGTCGGCCCCAATTCATTATTATTAGACACTCATGAAATAACACCGCTATTGTCTAATTATAAGTTTACGGTATTAGACACGTGGATAGCTCAAGAGCCATCAGAAGCCGTGCATATCGCCGATAAAATCGGCTACCCTGTCGCAGTCAAACTCCGATCTCCAGATATTGCCCATAAATCTGATGTACATGGTGTTGTTCTTAATTTGCGTAATCCTTCTGAAGTCCAAAATGCTGCCCAATCTATTTTAGACGGCGTGCAATTAAACTACCCGTCGGCAAATATTCACGGCCTGTTGGTTCAAGCAATGGCAAGTCGCATTGGTGCTTATGAATTAAGAGTCAAAGTAAAAACAGACACTACTTTTGGCCCTGTAATCATGTTGGGTGAAGGTGGTTCTGAATGGGACGAAAGCATAGACGCTGCTGTAGGGATCCTGCCACTAAATATGGCATTAGCACGATATTTGATTATTCGAGCGATTAAAGGTCACACGATACGACCCCAAAAAACAAGTAATCTAGATATCGACCTTCTGTGCGATTTTTTAGTGCGCCTGTCCCAGATGGTTATCGACAACCCTCAAATCCATGAGCTTGATATTCATCCTCTGTTAGTCGGCTACCATTCCCTAACAATACTAGATGCAGACCTTACTCTTAAGCCATTTAGTGGTGACCCTCACCGCAGATTAGCCATCCGGCCATATCCAGTTGAATTAGAGGAACTTATAACACTGAAAAGCGGAGAAGAAGTTAAGCTTAGACCCATCCTGCCAGAAGATGAATCCGCTCATGCCTCTTTTATAAATAATGTTTCTAAAGAAGATTTATACAAACGTTTCTTTACAGATGTAGGTGAGTTCAATCACGAGGCGTTGGCAAATCTAACTCAGATAGATTTCAACAGAGAAATTGCTTTTGTTGCGGTTACTTCTGCTGGTGAAATATTAGGTGTTTCAAGAGCCTTGATTAACCCAGACAACACAGATGCAGAGTTCGCTATATTGATCCGTTCTGATCTTAAAGGCTGTGGACTTGGTCGAATACTAATGACCCGTATTATTGATTTTTGTAAAAACAAGGGAACGAAGCAGATGTCAGGAATGACAATGCCTACCAATAGAGGCATGTTAACCTTGGCACAAAAACTTGGTTTTGAACTGGATGTACAATTTGAAGACGGTACTGCTGATATGTTATTGATTCTGAATTGA